In the genome of Zobellia nedashkovskayae, the window TAATATTCCGCATGCCACGGCCATGGCGATAAAAATCGTTTTTGTTTTCATTTTGATTGTTTTAAGCTCGCCCTAAGGGAAAGCAGATTGATGAATTGTGGTGTTTTAGACGTTTACTAAACGCTCCTGAAGCTTAACTACAGGAATCCACTGAAAGTTAATGGGTGACCATTCTTCTTTAGTTGAGGAACTACCGGTAAAATCGTTTCTAAGAAATACTTGGTTGTTTTCACTGAATACATGTTGTGTTTCTATAACATCGTGACAATGCGGACAGATTTTTTCGTTTGTTGCTTTCATTGTATGTTCTTTTTGTATCTATTACGACCCATATTAAAAATACCCACTTTAACTCCTATTCCGGCCGAAAAGCCATTAATACGAGTAGTGCGTGTTGGGGGAAGTTCAATTCTACTAGAAAAACGATATTTAAGGCCTGCTTCTAATTGTAAGTAGCGAGAGATATTAAAAAGAGCACTTACACCAGGTTCGGCTACGAAAACAACATCAACATCATCTTCGGTGAGTTCTTCTTCGTATTCTTCATCATGAAAGTTATTTTCGATATAACCAACAGCACCTGCTCCTAATAAAAGGGGGAATGAAAGGTTAACTCTTTTTTTGCTAAAGAAAATAGGCTCTAGATGCAGACCGCCATAAGCACCAATGAGATCCTCATTACGAGATAAGGTGTTGTTAAATAAATCTTGTTGGGAATAGAGAAAAGTACCGGCAAAGCCTACTTCAAATTGCTGATTAGCAACATAGGCTACCTTTATTCCGCCAGTGTAAGAAGGTTCTCCGTCTATTTCTCCAACTCCAAGGTCAAGACCTAAGTATACACCGTGAACTACATTTTTTCGGTCATTAAATTCTAGATATTCGTCGGTCTCATCTTGTCCAAAACTTGAAAAGGTAGCCCCTAATACTAATGCTAAAAGGCTTATTCTAAGTTGTTTCATTACTGTTCGTTTTTTGATTGATTACTTAATAGACAACGCAAGGCTAAAATAGTTGCATAAAAAATGAATTTTTTTTTAAAAAAGATAAGTTCAATGGTAGTATAGGGCCTAATATTTTCTATAATTTGTAGTTTCATGCCTTTTAAAACTTGACGCAATTATGCGGGTTTGTTGAACTCAGAAGTAACTAGAATTATAGCGGAGAGAGAAAGTAAATTTTATAGTTTTTACCAACCACTCAATTCTAAAATCTACTTTACAACTCCTTTAACAAAACCACACCTTTTTTACCGGTAATAGAAATATGACCTTGTGCATTTTTACCGTACATTGCTTTTATTTCACGAAGTTTTTTGCCTTTGTCCAGCATCTCCGAATCTACATCATGAAACGTTTTAGGTAGGCGTACAAGACCTTCTTCCAGTACAGCATTGAATTCGTGAGGGAAATCTGTGATATTAAGACTTACTTCAGATGATTCTTGTTCAATAGTAATATTCGCTCTTGGAGTTTGAATATAGTCTACCGTAAAATCTGATACTTTTAAAATCAAATCGATATCTTTTGCTAATCTTCGCAATTGAATATTACTAAATTTTATCACTCCGTAAAGTGTGCTTACTTCTTCTAAATCAACTTCATCTTTATTGGAATAGAACTCTAAGGAACCAACCACATGCATATCTATTTCGCTACCATTACTATTTAGGCGCATGGTACTTGAATCGTCCATATCCAATCTTCCGTTTTTTAGATTTAGATTACCATAATTGATGTTTTTGGCTCTTAGCTTTCCATATTTCAGGGTAATGTCGGCTTTATTTAAATTTTCATTTATCCACATATCACCATGTTGAACATCGGCTTCTAAAACACCTTGCCAACCTTCGATAAAAACATCTCCAAATTTGTTTATGATTTCTATTTCAGCCTTTTCGGGCATGTATACTTTGTAATCTATTTGAACATTACTTCGGTCAAAATCAAACGGGTTTGCTTTTTCAAAAAGGTTGGAAAAGAATCCTGAATTGTTTTCTCCAATCTCATAACCAACGGATAAAAAATCATCGCTTTCGCGAAGAATAGGTCTAATTCGCTCTAGAAGCTCTTGGGCGTTGTCTCTTTTTTTATGGGTAACGGTAATATTCACTGTAATGGAAACTTCATTTTTGGTCCATCCGTAAATATTAATATTACCATATTTATTGTCTAAATGAATTTCGCCTGCGTTGGTAAACCCGTAGGTCTTGGTTACCTTTTTAGACACTTTTTCCTGGGCCATGACTGGAAGGCCAAAGACGAGCACCGCAACAAAAAGGAGCAGTTTTTTATAAAGTGTATCCATAATCCTCATCTTTTAATTTTGATTCGTTTAGCTGTCGCAATAGGTTCTCTATAAGCTCTATGCGCTTTCTGTAGTTAGAAACAATAGCTTCTAATACAAGTTCATTATCTAAATTGTTCTTCATCTCCAACTTCAACTGTTCATATTCGATATCTAGTTCATCCATAAAGGATAAAAACTCTTCTTTATCTGCGTCTGATAGCTTGTCATTATTCTTAACCAATTGTACTTGGTAGGATACCAAGCCCTTGTAATGCATATCTATATCCTGTAATTCTTTGGATACAAAATTGTTCTCATTCGTAGAGCCATTTAGAAACGAGATACCGATCAGCCCAGAAATTCCTAGGATAACAAGTACAGTTGCCGCAATACGCAGCATAGGCGATTTCCATAGCGGGATTACTTTAGGTTTAGAAGGTTCAAGTTGGGCCTCTATATTTGCCCAAAGCTTGGCGCGATCTGCCTTTTGGCCATCAAAAGCCTCTTTATTGGCCCTGATATGTTTTTCAAAATTGTCCATTATAAGGTGTTTATAATTTCAACTAGTTTCTTTTTTGCCCTGTGATATTGTGATTTGGAGGTTGATGTTGTAATGCCCAACACTTCACCAATTTCTATATGGTCAAAGCCTTCCAGTAAATACAGGTTGATAATATTTTTGTAACCTAAAGGCAGTTTTTCAATACCCATCTTAACTTTTTGAATATCAATTGCATCTACCGGGTCATTATGTATTTCTTCCGTTAGATGATACTCATGATCATCCATGGCGGCTAAAGGAAGACGCTTCACTTTTAGATGATTTAAGCTTTTGTTGATGACTATCCGTTTAAGCCATGCTCCAAAAGTTGACTCATATTTAAAGCTGTGCAGATTTTTAAAAGCATCTACAAAACTGTCTTGCACAATGTCTTCAGCATCTTCTTTGACCCCTAAAAATCGCATCCCAATGTTATACATAGCATCTACGTAGAGCTCGTACAGCTGGTACTGCGAGTTTCTATCGCCAGACTTGCTGCTTTCAACAAGTGACTTATGCGTAAAACGGATTTCGGTTTTCAATTAATTAAAGAGGGTTATTTGTTCTCTACAATTAGGTTTCAATAGCAAAGACAAGCAAAAGTTGCAAGGGTTGCATTTAGGGAGGAATATTTTAATGCTAAGATATTAATATAATAGGATTTATATTTTTCTGATTTACTAGCTTCGTACTTATATAATTGGAGAAAAAAACAAAGAGATGCAACCTTATCAAAGTTTAGTTGTCCATAGAGGTGTTCATCAATCGAAATAAAATAAAATGATCAAAAAAAGAATTCAAAAGGTGGTTAGGCAAAGGATAAAGAACTTTTTAAGCCTACTGCTATTGCTTATAAGCGCCTATAGTATGGCGCAGGAAAACTATACCGTAAGCGGAAAAATAACTGACCAAGTGAATGGTGAAACCCTTTTTGGTGCATCCGTATTCTTGGAAGGGACAACAATAGGAGTGGTGACTAATGAGTATGGATTTTATTCCATTACGGCTCCGGAAGGTAACTATCGCCTACATATTTCTTATATGGGGTATTCAGACAAATACCAAGCGGTTACATTGGATAAAAGCCAGCAGTTCGATTTTGAAATTTCAGAAGCCTCAACCGAGCTGGAAGAAGTAGTGGTTAGTGCAGATGAACCAGAAAGAGCCGTTTTGCGAAAACCGGAAATGAGTGTTGCTAAAATGAATATAGCAACTGTCAAGCAAATGCCCGTTGTTTTAGGTGAGGTAGATATTCTAAAGTCATTACAGATGCTTCCTGGGGTTACCAATAATGGAGAAGGTACTGGTGGGTTTCATGTACGAGGTGGCGCAGGTGACCAGAACTTGGTGTTATTGGATGAGGCCATTATTTACAATACTTCGCACATGTTCGGTTTCTTTTCTGTGTTTAATGCAGATGCTATAAAAGATGTTAAATTGTACAAAGGAGGAATTCCTGCTAGGTATGGCGGTAGAGTATCTTCGGTTTTAGATGTCCGTCAGAAAGATGGTAATAGCAAGCAATTTGCTGCAACGGGAGGAATTGGAATCATATCTAGTCGTCTTGCGCTAGAAGGACCGTTGTTCAAAGAGAAAGGTTCATTTTTAATAGCGGGAAGGCGCTCATATGCCGATTTATTGTTAAAAGCTGCAGGTGAGGACAACAGTGTCAGCTTTTATGACTTAAATTTAAAAACGAATTACAAAATAAATACGAACAACAGACTATATCTCTCTGGTTATTTTGGAAGGGATTCTTTTGAGCTAGGAGAGAATTTTGAAAGTAGTTATGGTAATTCAACAGGGAATTTGCGTTGGAACCATATTTTTAACGACCGGCTTTTTTCGAACCTTTCAGCAGTCTATAGTAAGTATGATTATGATTTAGGAATTACTACTGCAGAGTTTGATTGGGTTTCTTCCATCACAAATTATAACCTGAAGTATGATTTTAAATATTATTTGAGTGATAAGTTTAAACTAGATTTTGGGGCAAGTGGTATTTATTATGATTTTGATCCAGGGAAAATCAGTCCAACTTCAGAAACTTCAGCGGTAAATCCATTTACATTAGATAGTAAAAAAGCAATAGAAAGCGGAGTCTATATTAATGCGGAACATAAATTTACCGATAAGTTAACCGCCCAATACGGGTTGCGTTATAGTGGATTTACAAGACTTGGTGGGCAGGCAATGGTTGATTATGCCAACGAACAACCTGTAGTCTATAATCCCACTTTGGATATCTATGAACGAGGAACCGCAATAGGGGAGACCAATTATGAAAAAGGAGATGCCATAGAAAAATTCGGAAATTTTGAACCTAGAGCATCTCTGGCGTATGTTTTAAATGACAACTCCTCCTTAAAAGCAGGTTTTTCGCGAGTTGCTCAATATATTCATTTGCTATCTAATACTTCTTCTGCTACACCATTGGATGTTTGGGCACCAAGCGGCCAATTTATAAAGCCACAATTATCCAATCAATATGCATTAGGATACTTCAGGAACTTTAAGAATAAAGTATATTCCATGGAGGCCGAAGTCTATTTTAAAAATACAGATAATAGAATCGATTATATTGATGGGTCTGATCTAATAGGGCAAAATACCATAGAAACCGAAATCTTAACAGGGGAATCAAGAGCGTATGGTCTTGAACTCTTATTACGAAAAAATGAAGGCGACTTCACGGGGTGGATTGCATATACTTTGTCAAAATCAGAACAACGAACTCCAGGTGGTATTGCCGGTGGATTAGGAATTAATGATGGGGATTGGTATAACACCCCTTATGATAGAACCCATGATATTTCTATTTCTGGGGCTTATAAGATGAATGATAAATTAAGTTTTGGTGCCAATCTTGTATTTCAGACCGGTAGGCCGGTAACCTACCCAAATGGGCAGTATGAATATGAGGGTATTTCTGTGGCTAGTTATGCGGATAGAAATTCTGATCGTTTACCGTCTTATCACCGCTTAGATTTATCGGTTAATTACAAACCGAATCGTAAACCGGAAAAACGTTTTAAAGGGGAGTGGGTTTTAGGTATCTATAATACCTATAATCGTAAAAATGCCGCATCTATTTCTTTTGGTCAGAATTTAGAGACTGGAGCGAATGAAGCCACCAGAACGGCTATTTTTGGAATCGTTCCTTCGATAACTTATAATTTTAAATTTTAGAAACATGCACAACTATATAAAAATCATCGTATTAATTTTAATGACATCAATTATGTCTTGTACTGATGTTATTGATGTGGAAGTACAAGAAGGACAATCCCGATTGGTAATTCAAGCCTCTTTAGACTGGGAAAAGGGTACTACTGGAAACGAACAGGTCGTAAAATTGAGTACATCTACCGAATTTTTTGAAACTACTAGTAACACAGCTGTTACAGGCGCATCTGTTTCTGTAACTAATGATGTAAGCGGTGCTGAATTTGTCTTTACAGGCCAAAATAATGGAGAATACACTACTTCTGAATTCGTGCCTATATTAAATGAATCATACACCCTTACAGTTATTCATAACGGAGAAACCTATACTGCAAATGAAACAATGATGACGGTTACGGAAATCACAGATTTATACCAAGGACTTGAGGATGGTTTTGATGATGAGGAACTAGAGCTACATGTAGAATTTACAGATCCCGAAGACGAGGATAATTTTTATCTTTTTAAATTCCAAAAGCAAGGAGATTTACTGCCAGAATTTGAGGTAGGTGATGATGAATTTGTAAATGGAAACGAACTTGACTGGTGGTATGAAATTGAAGAAGATGAAGACACAGATAAAATAGAAGCTCTTGCTCCGGGGGATGTGGTGACCATAGAAATGTACGGTATTTCAGAAGCTTATTATGGTTATATGGATATTTTAATAGATCAAATAGGTGGTGTAGGTATTTTTTCTGCCACGCCAGTAGCTGTAAAAGGAAACTGCATCAACCTAACAAACCCAGATAATTACGCGCACGGCTATTTTAGATTGACAGAAGTAAACAAAGCAAGTTATACGTTTGAGTGAGTGCTCAGTATAGAGTAGTTGGTATAGAGTAGTTAGTATAGAGTAGTTAGTATTGAGTATTAAGTATTTATTATTTAGTACAATGTATTAAATAATGAAGGAAGAAAGAGTGAAGTCTAAAAACTAGGTCTAGCAATCGAAGACGGCCTTTTGGAGCACTCAATACTTTGTTCTAAATACTCAATACTGATAGATTACCACCAAACCACGAAAAACTTTTCGAACTCGGTATCGGATTTTTTCATCCAGAGCATAGGTGCATTTTCATTTAGGTTGCGCAAGTTTACTTCCATTAAGGTTTCAAAATGAGATGACCAACGTACTTTTTTATGGGGTTCAATTACCCATTCAGATTTGCTAGGAATGTAGTATTTATGAGGCTTAAATGCATTCTTTTCAAATTCATTGAACCTTAACCAATAGCCGTATATACATTCTTTGTTTAATGGGGTAATGTCCACTGTATTATTTGAGAAAGGCGTATAGAGTTGTGCCTTAAAACACGCCTGGTGCTCAATCTCTCCATGGTTTATTCCTGTTTCAGATAATGTTCTAATCCCACTTTCGGAATGTAAAAGAGCAAATTGTTTGTCTTTTATTTTTTCCATTTTCGTAAAGAACATATCTCTACGATTCGGTCCAATTAATCGGTGGATGGGTTCTGAAATCGTGGGGTCTATAATATAGAATTTATAGGTCAGTTCCACGTGAATCAGTTTTTTTGTCTCTCTGTTTTTAAGGATGAAATCGATTTCGCCAATGGTACGTTTTTCATCTTTTACAGGTTGGTTACTTAGGACCAGGTCATAGGTGCTGTTTCGTATTAAAAGTTGAGTAAATACATGTTCCATTTGATGACCTAAACGCAATTTTTTTAAAATGGGCTTTGGAAGAAATCTGTTCATATTCAATTCTGGAAAAACAAATTGCTCTATCCCAAATTTCTCACCCGTCCACAAGACTGGCGTATTTAAAAATCCTAAACATTGTTCTTTTATCATCTTTTACGAAGATATGTTCTCTAAATGTGCTGTCAAAAAAATAAACGGCACTTTGTAAGACTTTGTTAGTGACAGCTCCAAAAGGGTTCAGATTAGGTAAAACTTCTTTATATTGTAGTTTCATATCTACAACAACTCACAAAAAAAGACAGATGAACTCAAATAGAAGAAATTTTCTAAAAAAAACATCATTGGTGGGAGCGGGCATTGCTCTAACACCAAGTATTTCCCAAGCTAATTTTCTAGGATCGGAGCGCCCTTTTTCTTCGCAATACATGGGTGACTTTAAAGCCCCAAAATTAGATAAAGTACGTTTTGCTTTTATTGGTGTAGGTGAAAGAGGTTCTGGTCATATAGCTCAAATTGCGGCTATAGAAAATACAGAAGTTGTTGCCATCTCCGATCTGTATGAGGACTTAGCCAAAAAGTCTGCAGATGTATGTAAAGAAGCGGGTAAAGGCCAAAGACATAAAAAGATAAAGTTATACACCGATGGTGAAAACGATTGGAAAAAAATGCTGGAAAAAGAAAAGCCAGATGCCGTAATAATCGCTACTCCATGGGGGTTACACGCACCAATGGCCATAGCGGCTATGAACGCAGGGGCGCATGCTTTTGTAGAAGTCCCAATTGCTTTGTCAGTTAAAGAAATGTGGCAAATTGTAGATGCCTCAGAGAAGACCAAAAAGCACTGTATGATGATGGAAAACGTCAACTATGGTAGAGATGAGTTGTTGTATTTGAATATGTGCCGTAAAGGTGCTATTGGAGAATTATTGCATGGTGAGGCAGCCTATATTCACGAATTACGATTTCAAATGGATCAAGTAGACCGTGGTACGGGATCTTGGAGAACTCCACATTATGCAAATAGAAACGGAAACCTTTACCCTACACATGGCCTAGGTCCTGTGGCGCAATATATGAACGTAGGTAGAACTGATGATAACTTTAAGTTTATAAACTCATTTTCTTCTCCTTCTAAAGGTAGGCATTTGTACGCTGAAAAGAATTTTCCAGCGGATCATAAATGGAACAAACTAGATTATAAAGGAGGGGATATCAATACGTCTATTATAAAGACCGATTTAGGTAGAACCATTATGGTACAATGGGATGAAACAAGTCCACGGCCATACACGCGTCATAATATGATACAGGGGACAAAAGGTACTTTGGCGGGATTCCCAACTCGTGTAGCCATAGAAGGTGGTGTTGAAGGCGCAACTGAAGACCACCATCACTGGGCAGAAGGAGATGGCTTGGCAAAAATCTATGAGAAATATGAACACCCATTATATAAGAGAGTAGGAGACCTTGCTACAAAAATGGGTGGTCACGGAGGAATGGATTTTATGATGCTATTCCGTATTGTAGAATGCTTAAGAAACGGAGAACCTTTGGATCAAAATGTATACGAAGGTTGTCTTTGGAGTGCAGTTGCGCCATTAAGTGAATCTTCTGTAGCAGCCAACGGTGCTCCACAAGAATTTCCAGATTTTACCCGCGGCGCTTGGAAAACTACAGCGCCTCTTGGTATTATAAGTTAAAACATTCTTTCTCTTCAAAAATTAGCGAAGTTGCTATACTTTGGACTGACAATAGCCTGCAACCGTTAACATTTCCTAAAAATGGAGGTGTTAACGGTTTTATTAAGTAATTTTATATAATGGCTATGAACACAAGAAAAGGGTTCCGGTTTTCAACGTATGAAGCACCGGAACAAACTCCTTTCGATAAACTTTTTGATATTTTTCAAGAACTCATAACCCATACCTCGGGTGATTTTGACGAGGCCATAGATTGGCTTCGCGAATTGGATAAGGAGTATGAACTGACGGATGATGAATATACGATTGATGATTTTATTGAGGAGTTAAAGGCAAAAGGATACATTCAGGAAGAATTTGACGATGATGCTGCCGGTGGAGAAGGAGAAGAGGGCGATGAAAATGGTGGGAAAGGAAATATTTCTATTACCGCTAAAATGGAACGCCTTATTCGCCAACGTGCATTAGATCAGATTTTTGGTAAAATTAAACGGAGTGGTTCCGGAAATCACAAAACTGGTAAATCTGGACAAGGAGATGAACATACCGGCGATTTGCGAGAATACCGTTATGGTGATGGTTTAGAACATATTTCAATGACCGAAAGTCTGAAAAATGCCCAAATCAATCATGGTATGGGTAGCTTCACTTTAAATGAAGATGATTTAGTAGTTGAGGATACGCAGCATAAAGCACAGATGAGCACCGTTCTGATGATAGATATTAGCCACAGTATGATTCTGTATGGTGAAGATCGCATTACGCCTGCAAAAAAAGTGGCGATGGCATTGGCAGAGTTGATTACGACTCGCTATCCAAAGGATACTTTGGATATTTTGGTTTTTGGTAACGATGCTTGGCCTATTCCCATAAAGGACCTTCCGTACTTAAAGGTAGGGCCATATCATACCAATACGGTAGCTGGACTTCAATTGGCAATGGATATGTTGCGCCGTAAGCGGAATACCAATAAGCAGATTTTTATGATTACCGATGGAAAACCAAGTTGTTTGAGGCTTCCTGATGGTTCTTATTATAAGAATAGTGTTGGCTTGGATGAATATATAGTGGAGAAATGTTATAACATGGCACGGCAGGCTCGGAAATTACATATTCCTATTACCACCTTTATGATTGCACAAGATGCCTATTTAATGCAGTTTATCCGGCATTTTACGGAAGCCAACAAAGGCAAGGCATTCTTTACAGGTTTACAAGGTTTGGGTGAAATGATTTTTGAAGATTACGAAACGAATAGAAGAAAGAGATTAAAATAGACAAAGCCTAGAGTTCTAAGTATAGGAACAATAAGGGTTTGATTTACTATATAGATTAAGAAAAAGAGATTGCAACATATGAAATTAGATTACAAAAAAATAAAAACTCTTGGCGAATTAAAAGCTGCGGGCTATCAAACAAAAAGTATTAAAGATGAGTTGCGAGACAACCTCATTCAAAAAATAAAGAAGGGGGAAGAAACTTTCCCGGGAGTATGGGGGTATGAAGATTCCGTTATTCCAGAGTTGGAGCGCGCTATTTTATCTCGACATAATATTAATTTACTAGGATTGCGTGGTCAGGCTAAAACTCGTTTAGCTCACTTAATGGTAGATTTATTAGACGAATACATTCCGGTAGTGGAGGGTTCTGAAATTAATGATGACCCTATGAAACCCATGTCTAGATACGCCATGGAACTGATTAAAGAAAAAGGAGATGATACACCAATTTCTTGGTTACATAAAGATGAGCGTTTTGCTGAAAAATTAGCAACACCGGATGTTACCGTGGCCGATTTAGTTGGTGATGTAGATCCTATAAAAGCAGCTAACCTTAAATTGTCTTATGCAGATGATAGGGTAATTCATTTTGGAATGATCCCACGTGCTAACCGCTGTATTTTCGTTATTAATGAACTTCCGGATTTACAGGCACGTATTCAAGTTTCTCTATTTAATATTTTGGAAGAAGGAGATATACAGATACGTGGTTTCAAATTGAGATTACCTTTGGATATTCAGTTCGTGTTTACCGCAAACCCTGAAGATTATACAAATAGAGGAAGTATAGTAACGCCGTTGAAGGATAGAATCGGTTCACAAATATTGACCCATTATCCAGATGATATTGAAACCGCTAGAAAAATCACGGAACAAGAAGCGCATCTTGATGCACGCCAAACGGATTCTGTTTATGTACCGGACTTGGCCAAAGATTTACTTGAGCAGATTATTTTTGAAGCTCGTGATAGCGAGTATGTAGATGCTAAAAGTGGGGTAAGTGCACGAACAAGTATCACCGCTTTTGAAAACCTTTTGAGTACTGCAGAAAGAAGAGCTTTAGTGACAGATGCTAGTAGCACTATGGTACGATTGAGCGATTTTATGGGGATTATCCCGGCCATTACGGGTAAGATAGAATTGGTCTATGAAGGTGAGCAAGAAGGTGCAGATGGTGTAGCGGAAATTTTAATTGATGATGCTGTAAAAAGCCTGTTTCCAAAATACTTTCCCGCGATAAACAAATTGGAAAGAAAAGATGCAGCTACTCCTTATGACGATTTGTTGAGTTGGTTCTTTCAAGGCGAAGGCTTTGAGTTATTAGATGAGTTTACAGATGAAGAATACAAACGAACTTTAGATAGTATTCCTGAACTGAGTCAACTGATAAAGGAGCATCAACCAGATTTTCCAAAGGAAGATATGTACTTCTTGAAGGAATTGGTTTTATGGGGACTTGTATCACATAAAAAACTTAGTAAAAATAGATTCGCAGAAGGGTATCAATTTAAAGACCTTTATGGGAGTTACATAGATGGGTTATAGAAAACCACAGTCTTAAAAAGTAAAAAGCCCTTTCGTTAGAAAGGGCTTTTTTAATATTTGTAGAACTCTAATTACTCAATGACCCATACATCATTGTAATGACTTCTAAGATTATCATCTTGGTCAATATTCAATCCACCAGAGATAAGTATTTTATTTTCGAAAACAGTTGAGGCATGTCCTAATCTTCCGGTATAAGAATCGCTACCGCTCAGTTTATTCCATTGGGTTCCATTATCTGAATACCATACATCTGCGAATGAAACAACGTCTTGCTCCATAGTTTCTTGATTCGTTACTGCTTGCCAGCCACCAATGACCCACATTTTGTTGTCATACACTAAAGAGGTATGATTAGCACGAATTTCAAATACAGATTCAGTAGCTACTTCCGTCCAGTTTATGCCATCTGTAGACGTATAAATATCATTATAGAATAAAGGTGAGAAATCTTGAATTGTAGTTCCCCCCATTAAATACATTTTATCATTAAATACTACCGTAGTATGGTCTGTACGTGGTGAGAACTGTGTGCTAGATGCTGCTTCTGTCCAAGTTATTCCGTCTTCAGAATACCAAACATCATTCATTTGTTCAGTTACCTTAGTTCCACCAATAACCCACAACTTGTTATCATAAACAAGGGTAGAATGACCTTCTCTAGAGCCAAATGGACCGGATAAATCATTCCGTACCCAATCTATACCATTAGTAGAGGACCAGATATCACTAAAACCTCCACCAATAATCCAAAACTTGTTTTTGAAAACGATAGCGGTATGATTGTTTTTACCACCAAATCCAAAAGGATCCTCTGCCACTAACTTCCAGGTTTTCCCATCTACAGAAGACCATACGTCTTTGTAATTTGAGTTGTCGTTTTGACCACCTATCATCCATAATTTACCATTAAATTCTGTAATACTATGATTTCTTCGTTTACTAAATTCCGCATTAGCGGTTAAAGCAGTTTCTGAAAACGTATAACCCTTAGTGCTAAAGCTAAAAATTTCGGTACTTTCGGTTTTACCTCCATTACCATCATTAGCAACAACTTTCCAATAATATACTTTGTTTCGTTCCAAACCTTCGGTTATAGAGAACTCAGTTGCTGTTATATCTTCTGCTAGAATAGTTTCTGGTGATGCTGTTATATCTAAAAGAAGTTTATAGGTAAGCTCGTCACCATCTGGGTCTGTAGCACTAGACCAAGTTAAAAGCGGATTTAAATCAATATCTGCTGCACCATTATCTAAAGTTATAAGATTGAATGCTTCAGGAGCGTTATTTCCAGGTACTTGTTCTTCTTCCGGGTCTTCGCCTTCCGGTTGCTCGGTATCCGTATCTGGGACATCAATTTGTAAATCATCACTAGAACATGCGCCA includes:
- a CDS encoding DUF4097 family beta strand repeat-containing protein, with product MDTLYKKLLLFVAVLVFGLPVMAQEKVSKKVTKTYGFTNAGEIHLDNKYGNINIYGWTKNEVSITVNITVTHKKRDNAQELLERIRPILRESDDFLSVGYEIGENNSGFFSNLFEKANPFDFDRSNVQIDYKVYMPEKAEIEIINKFGDVFIEGWQGVLEADVQHGDMWINENLNKADITLKYGKLRAKNINYGNLNLKNGRLDMDDSSTMRLNSNGSEIDMHVVGSLEFYSNKDEVDLEEVSTLYGVIKFSNIQLRRLAKDIDLILKVSDFTVDYIQTPRANITIEQESSEVSLNITDFPHEFNAVLEEGLVRLPKTFHDVDSEMLDKGKKLREIKAMYGKNAQGHISITGKKGVVLLKEL
- a CDS encoding RNA polymerase sigma factor, with protein sequence MKTEIRFTHKSLVESSKSGDRNSQYQLYELYVDAMYNIGMRFLGVKEDAEDIVQDSFVDAFKNLHSFKYESTFGAWLKRIVINKSLNHLKVKRLPLAAMDDHEYHLTEEIHNDPVDAIDIQKVKMGIEKLPLGYKNIINLYLLEGFDHIEIGEVLGITTSTSKSQYHRAKKKLVEIINTL
- a CDS encoding TonB-dependent receptor, with protein sequence MIKKRIQKVVRQRIKNFLSLLLLLISAYSMAQENYTVSGKITDQVNGETLFGASVFLEGTTIGVVTNEYGFYSITAPEGNYRLHISYMGYSDKYQAVTLDKSQQFDFEISEASTELEEVVVSADEPERAVLRKPEMSVAKMNIATVKQMPVVLGEVDILKSLQMLPGVTNNGEGTGGFHVRGGAGDQNLVLLDEAIIYNTSHMFGFFSVFNADAIKDVKLYKGGIPARYGGRVSSVLDVRQKDGNSKQFAATGGIGIISSRLALEGPLFKEKGSFLIAGRRSYADLLLKAAGEDNSVSFYDLNLKTNYKINTNNRLYLSGYFGRDSFELGENFESSYGNSTGNLRWNHIFNDRLFSNLSAVYSKYDYDLGITTAEFDWVSSITNYNLKYDFKYYLSDKFKLDFGASGIYYDFDPGKISPTSETSAVNPFTLDSKKAIESGVYINAEHKFTDKLTAQYGLRYSGFTRLGGQAMVDYANEQPVVYNPTLDIYERGTAIGETNYEKGDAIEKFGNFEPRASLAYVLNDNSSLKAGFSRVAQYIHLLSNTSSATPLDVWAPSGQFIKPQLSNQYALGYFRNFKNKVYSMEAEVYFKNTDNRIDYIDGSDLIGQNTIETEILTGESRAYGLELLLRKNEGDFTGWIAYTLSKSEQRTPGGIAGGLGINDGDWYNTPYDRTHDISISGAYKMNDKLSFGANLVFQTGRPVTYPNGQYEYEGISVASYADRNSDRLPSYHRLDLSVNYKPNRKPEKRFKGEWVLGIYNTYNRKNAASISFGQNLETGANEATRTAIFGIVPSITYNFKF
- a CDS encoding DUF4249 family protein, which codes for MHNYIKIIVLILMTSIMSCTDVIDVEVQEGQSRLVIQASLDWEKGTTGNEQVVKLSTSTEFFETTSNTAVTGASVSVTNDVSGAEFVFTGQNNGEYTTSEFVPILNESYTLTVIHNGETYTANETMMTVTEITDLYQGLEDGFDDEELELHVEFTDPEDEDNFYLFKFQKQGDLLPEFEVGDDEFVNGNELDWWYEIEEDEDTDKIEALAPGDVVTIEMYGISEAYYGYMDILIDQIGGVGIFSATPVAVKGNCINLTNPDNYAHGYFRLTEVNKASYTFE
- a CDS encoding DUF1853 family protein → MIKEQCLGFLNTPVLWTGEKFGIEQFVFPELNMNRFLPKPILKKLRLGHQMEHVFTQLLIRNSTYDLVLSNQPVKDEKRTIGEIDFILKNRETKKLIHVELTYKFYIIDPTISEPIHRLIGPNRRDMFFTKMEKIKDKQFALLHSESGIRTLSETGINHGEIEHQACFKAQLYTPFSNNTVDITPLNKECIYGYWLRFNEFEKNAFKPHKYYIPSKSEWVIEPHKKVRWSSHFETLMEVNLRNLNENAPMLWMKKSDTEFEKFFVVWW